A segment of the Mangrovimonas sp. YM274 genome:
ACTATTGTAGGCTATAATTCGCTATTGATAAATACAGCATTAGATGAGGATAATCTTCCAAAACTAGAATTTAAACATCGATTGGGATATACAGCGCAATTACTCATTTCAAGAAAAGTGACCAAAAATCTATCTCTGGAATTGGCTCCAACCTTTTTCCATGACAATTATGTGCAGCTTGATGAACAGGACAACTCGCAATTTGCCCTTGGTTTTGGTGGGAGATATAAATTATCGACCAGATGGTCACTAAATATGGACTACGGATGGCATCTCAACCGCGCCTCAAATTCACCATTCAAAAACCCCTTATCTATTGGCGTAGATTTGGAGACGGGAGGTCACGTATTCCAAATGCATTTCACCAATGCACAACCCATGAACACCAACGGATTCCTAGGACAAAGCACCGGCGACTGGTCTGACGGAGACGTTTATTTTGGATTTAACTTAAGCAGAGTATTTTAATAACACAAAAAAAAACTATGAAATTAACTTACACCTCAATTTTAGCCTTATTGTTATTGTTTAACTGTTCCAACGATAGCGAAGACGACTTAACCGACGATACCCCTATTACAGAAACAATTACCTATAACGAGCATATTAAACCAATCATGGATAATAATTGCATCAACTGCCACAGCAATCCACCAGTAAATGGTGCACCAATGGCATTGACAACTTATGAAACTGTAAAAGAATCTATGTTGAACAGAAATCTTTTTGGACGTATCACGACAGATAACACAGCATTGTTAATGCCTGTTGGAGGTCCTAAATTGCCACAAAACCTCATTGACCAAGTTGAGCAATGGGAAACAGATGGCCTACTTGAAGAATAAATACCATTATTATGAAAACACTTGTCTACCTCCTGCTATGCCTAAGCCTTACAACAGGCTTTGCCCAGGAAAAGTATCTCACGAAAACAGGAACCCTAGAGTTTGAAGCTTCAGTACCCTCCTTTGAGGAAGTGGCCGCCAAAAACACGTCGGTAACCGCTATTTTAAATGCTGACAATGGTGAATTTGCCTCATTGGCATTGGTAAAAGGATTTCGGTTTAAAAATGCCCTCATGGAGGAACATTTCAATGAAAACTATGCGGAATCCTCAGAATTCCCGAAAGCGACCTTTAAAGGCACTTTCAAAGATTTTGACAAGAATAGCCTTTCAGGGAAACAGCAATTCACCATAGATGGAGAGCTGATCTTTCACGGGGTTACCAATACCCTAAAGGACATTCCCGTGACTATAGAAAAACAAGGAGATCAACTCGTCCTAACAGGAAGTTTTGTGGTGCTCATTTCTGATTACAACATCAAAATACCGAGTATTGTTGAGAATAAAATTTCCAAAGATGTTAAAGTGAGTTTCAACTTCACATTAGACAAGAAATAACAAAAACAAACCCCCATTGTACTTTTCAGTACACATGGGGGTTCTCATCAACCAACCATAATTCCTATACCAAGGAATTAATTCCATCCGCCCCCGAGGGCTTTATACATTGTTACAAAAGCAGTCATTTGCTCTTTTTTGGTTTCTACCAATTCCATCTTCGATTCCAACGCATCCCTTTGGGTCAACAACACTTCCATATAGTCTGCTCTCGCCGACCTAAAGAGTTTATTAGTAATATCGATAGACTTCGTTAAAGCTTCCACCTGTTGCTCTTTCAAGTGGTAACTTTCTCTCAAATTATCAATCTTGGAAACCCCATTGACCACTTCAATGTAGGCGCCCAAAATGGACTTCTCGTATTCAAAAATGGCCTGCACCTGCCTGTCATTGGCATTAAAATATTCCGCCTTAATGGCATTTCTGTTGATAAGCGGTGCCACCATATCTCCTGCCAAAGTGTACAGCAATGAGGTTGGCGTATTGAATAGATATTTCAAACTGAAAGCCTCCAAGCCAACACCAGCCCTAATAGTAAAGGAAGGGTAAAAATTAGCCTTGGCCACTTTGACATCCAATTTGGCAGCTGCCAATTCGTATTCCGCTTGACGGATATCGGGTCTATTGGCTAACAATTGCGATGGGACTCCTACAAAAATCGTGTCCATTTCGGTATCGATAAACCCTTCAGATTCGCGATTGATATGTTGAGGCGATCTTCCTATCAAGAAATTGATTCGATTTTCGGCCTCTACCACTTCCTGTTTTACTGAATACAGTTCACTCTTGTTCTTGAAAACCTCAGCTTCCAAACGCTGAACCCCCAATTGGGTAGCCTTGGCTGCTTGCTTTTGAAGACGAATGGTCTTTAAAGCATCTTGCTGCAATTGTAAGTTTTGAGTGATAATGGCCAATTTATTATCTAAAGCCTGAAGCTCATAATAGGATTCCGCCACTTCAGAAATAAGATTGGTCACCATAAAGTTCTTCCCTTCCACCGAAGACAAGTACTCCATAACTGCTGCCTTTTTGGAATTGCGTAACTTTTTCCACACATCCACTTCCCAAGAAGCAACAGCTGCCACTTGAAAGTTAGGCAACGGCTCTGGAAACTCTTCGCCAGGTCTGATATCCGTATTGGCATCGTTGGCACCTTGACTGGTATAACGTCCCACTTTTTCTACTTCACCAGCGGCTTGAATATCGACATAAGGTAAATACTCTCCTTTTCGAGCACGAATTTCATTCTTAGCCATATCCACTTGCATCAACATGATATTAAGCTCTTGATTGTTCACCAAAGCCGTATCGATCAAAGCCGTTAAATAGTCGTCTTTGAAGAATTCCTTCCAATTGATCTTGGCAGAATTGCTCGTATCCACCACAACCTGCTCTGAGAAAGTTTCTGGCAATGCCGTATTCTCATCCCTAACTTCCTTTGTGGGCACACAACTGCTAAAGGCGAACAGCACAAACCCCACAAGTGCTCCAATTTTGAAATTGAAGATTTTAAAAACTGATTTATTTTCCATTGTTTCGTTTCATTAGTTTTTTGATTTGTTTGTTCATCTCTTTCAGTCGCTGCCTTAAAGCACTTTCTTCTTCACCACGTCTCACAAACTCTTCAGAAATTGGCTCTTGGTGCTCGTCCTTGATCAAGCTTCTGCCTTCTGCCATTTTTCCAAAAATGTAATACAGCCCAGGAATGACAACCACTCCAAAAAGAGTTCCAATCAACATACCTCCTAAAGAAGAGCCTCCAATGGTTCTATTTCCGATAGCCCCAGCACCAGAAGCGATTACCAAAGGCACCAATCCAGCTATAAAGGCAAACGATGTCATCAAAATAGGTCGGAACCTCATTTTGGCTCCTTCAATAGCCGCTTCCAAAACGGTAGCACCCTG
Coding sequences within it:
- a CDS encoding YceI family protein → MKTLVYLLLCLSLTTGFAQEKYLTKTGTLEFEASVPSFEEVAAKNTSVTAILNADNGEFASLALVKGFRFKNALMEEHFNENYAESSEFPKATFKGTFKDFDKNSLSGKQQFTIDGELIFHGVTNTLKDIPVTIEKQGDQLVLTGSFVVLISDYNIKIPSIVENKISKDVKVSFNFTLDKK
- a CDS encoding DUF5777 family beta-barrel protein; this encodes MKHLYFLLFLFCIPFLTFSQEDLLSEIDTDTIVDPYVSAVFKGLKIVNFESTKLVAKNEFTFVVAHRFGSIENGFDTFFGLDDAVTRLNFIYGISDGFNISVSRSSYQKIYESAIKYRLFRQETNGFPLTIVGYNSLLINTALDEDNLPKLEFKHRLGYTAQLLISRKVTKNLSLELAPTFFHDNYVQLDEQDNSQFALGFGGRYKLSTRWSLNMDYGWHLNRASNSPFKNPLSIGVDLETGGHVFQMHFTNAQPMNTNGFLGQSTGDWSDGDVYFGFNLSRVF
- a CDS encoding TolC family protein; amino-acid sequence: MENKSVFKIFNFKIGALVGFVLFAFSSCVPTKEVRDENTALPETFSEQVVVDTSNSAKINWKEFFKDDYLTALIDTALVNNQELNIMLMQVDMAKNEIRARKGEYLPYVDIQAAGEVEKVGRYTSQGANDANTDIRPGEEFPEPLPNFQVAAVASWEVDVWKKLRNSKKAAVMEYLSSVEGKNFMVTNLISEVAESYYELQALDNKLAIITQNLQLQQDALKTIRLQKQAAKATQLGVQRLEAEVFKNKSELYSVKQEVVEAENRINFLIGRSPQHINRESEGFIDTEMDTIFVGVPSQLLANRPDIRQAEYELAAAKLDVKVAKANFYPSFTIRAGVGLEAFSLKYLFNTPTSLLYTLAGDMVAPLINRNAIKAEYFNANDRQVQAIFEYEKSILGAYIEVVNGVSKIDNLRESYHLKEQQVEALTKSIDITNKLFRSARADYMEVLLTQRDALESKMELVETKKEQMTAFVTMYKALGGGWN